The Tenuifilum thalassicum genome includes the window ATAGATTGATGAATGATCAAACTTATTCAGGTTATACTTAATTCGCGGATTTACCGCTGAATGAAACAGTGTTGATGCAGTGTATAAGTTGATAAGCCCAGCGCCAAAAATTGAGTAGGTTACAATATGCCAAACGGTACCATGATATGCCCCTCGAATTATCAATAAAGCTGTTGCTGCAATAGCCAGAAATATTCCTACTCCATGACTAGTACTATTAACTATCTCTTCGTGCTTTTTAAATTTTGATGTATTCACTTCTTTTACAATTTGCGTGTAAAATTATAAAGAAAAACGGCTAAGGAGGCAAAATCAATATAAAAAAGGCTGTTAAGAAAATAATATTACCAAAACAAGGCTAAACCTGCGTATTCAATTTGTTCAAGCAAACACATAAAATTTAAAAGTTGCATTGAAAACCCTATCAACAAGTAAATCACACAAATTAGCAAGCAATCAGTTTTTGAAAAACATATACTTGTATTATCTTAGTAAGCGCATAAATCTTCAAATACCAACAAATTGTAAATGGGCAAATTTGCATTTAGAAAGCGTTTCATACGTTGGCAAAGCAATTTAAACAACTCTTACTATTTCATCCTTTTACTGAGCCTTTTAACCGGATTTGGGAGTGGAATAGTTGCGGTTATCATAAAAAACTTAGTACATTTTATTGAGTCATCCCTACAAAACTGGCATCTTGTTAAAGAAGTAAAATTTCTATACGTTTTGCTACCAGCTGCAGGTATAAGTTTGGTTGTAATTTTCATCAGATATATTTTAAGACAAGAGGTTGGCGATGGTGTTCCAAAAGTTTTACATGCCATATCGAGTAATCATGCAAACATAAAGATGCACAACCTCTTCTCTTCAATTATAACGAGTGCGTTAACTGTTGGATTTGGTGGTTCGGTGGGACTAGAGGGACCAACTGTTGCCACGGGTGGTGCGGTTGGTTCTAACCTAGGGCGCTTTTTTCGTATTCCCTACCGAAAAAAAATTATCCTGCTGGGAGCAGCATGTGCTGGTGCAATGGCTGCAATCTTTAAAGCACCCATTGCAGGGATAGTGTTTGCAGTAGAGGTGATAATGATTGACCTAACATCGCTATCGGTTGTTCCTATACTGTTAGCTTCAATTGCTGGCTACACAACATCATTCCTTTTCCTTGGCAGAAATGTACTATATCGGTTTGAACTTAAAGATGCCTTTGAACTTAACCAAGTTGGATATTTTGTTATCCTAGGCCTAATTACTGGATTTGTGGCACTTTATTTTACCTCTACCTATGAACGCATCATGAAGCGATTTGAAGGTATGAAAAGCAGGCTTAAAAGACTTGTCATAGGAGGAGGTTTACTTGGAATAATACTGTTCGCCTTTCCATCGCTTTATGGTGAGGGTTACGAATACATAAACGCATCGCTTAAGGGCGATTATAGCCTAGTGCTTAAGAACAACCTTTTTAACCTTGACCCCGATTCTGTAGTTGTCCTTTTTAGCCTTTTCTTTTGTTTGCTCCTGCTTAAAATCGTGGTAACATCGCTCACTTTTGGCGCAGGCGGCATTGGTGGAATTTTCGCTCCAACACTTTTTACAGGAGCAAATACAGGACTCTTTATTGCTCTTCTTGCATCTCAACTCGGATTTCATATATCTGTCAGCAACTCAGCTCTTGTTGGTATGGCTGGATTAATAGCTGGCGTTCTGCACGCTCCCCTTACAGGCATTTTCCTGATTGCTGAAATAACAAATGGCTATCAGCTTCTTTTCCCTCTTCTTATTACATCATCTGTTTCCTACATTACAGTAAGAATATTTAAACAGCATAACATCTACTCCATACAGTTGGCAAAGAGGAAACAGCTCCTAACTCATAATGCCGACAAAAATGCATTATACCTTATTGATTTAAAGAAAATTATTGAAAAGAATTTTGTCACCATTCACCCCTCATCGAGCTTGGGCGATTTGGTTAATGCTATTTCGAAAAGTACAAGAAACCTATTCCCTGTTGTTGATAATGACAACCACCTAATTGGCGTGGTTAACATGAACCAGATCAGGCAAATAATGTTTAACTCTTACCTTTACAACAAAGTTTTTGTAAAAGAAATAATGGAAATACCAGAAACCACAATTTCACTGGAGGACGATCCAGAGGTAATAGCCGAAAAACTTTTGCATAGCGACAACTTCAACCTACCCGTAATTGATCAGAATGGCAAATACTTAGGATTCATTTCCCGTGCTAACTTCTTTGCCAACTATCGTAAACTTTTAAGAGAATTCTCTGCGGATTAATAGCCTACAGATGAAACCTTTTATGACTTTTACAGTAAATAATGTCAACCACAACCAAATTATCTTATGAAAAAGATTATCTTATTTTTACCACTTGGATTAGTAATTCTTCAATCCTTCTTGCTTACAAATATTTCACATGCACAACGTCAGCGTTCAAACTGGATTCAGCAAAAAAATGCCTACAAAGGCAGATGGCGTGTTGGATTTGGTATTGACGTAACCGACCCAACTGGTGTCGACATGCAATTCTACCGCCTTAACGGAGTTTGTGATAGATCATTCTCTATTACAAAGAAAATTGCCATTGGAATTTGGGCTGGAATGGAAGGGATTGTTACTGGACCAATAATTGAAAAGCAGAACAACGATGCCAATTGGGAAAGCGGGAGCATTCGTTTTGGATCCGATATCAAATTTTACTTACCAATGGCACTTAACCCCTATATTGGAATTGGGTTCGAAAGTGGAAAAAGAAAATATTTCGGGCTAAACGAAATGTCGACAGACATTGTAGCCAGATTGGGCATTGAACATAAAATCGTTGGGACCAAATTATCAACTCAGTCCGGACTTAATATAACCCTATTTATCGATGGCAAGCTAAATAAATCCATCGATAAGGATTTTATGTACATAACACCTTCAGTAGGTTTACGATTCCATTGGCTATAAACCCCTAGAAATATTATTGCTTTATAAGCTTTACTA containing:
- a CDS encoding chloride channel protein, whose translation is MGKFAFRKRFIRWQSNLNNSYYFILLLSLLTGFGSGIVAVIIKNLVHFIESSLQNWHLVKEVKFLYVLLPAAGISLVVIFIRYILRQEVGDGVPKVLHAISSNHANIKMHNLFSSIITSALTVGFGGSVGLEGPTVATGGAVGSNLGRFFRIPYRKKIILLGAACAGAMAAIFKAPIAGIVFAVEVIMIDLTSLSVVPILLASIAGYTTSFLFLGRNVLYRFELKDAFELNQVGYFVILGLITGFVALYFTSTYERIMKRFEGMKSRLKRLVIGGGLLGIILFAFPSLYGEGYEYINASLKGDYSLVLKNNLFNLDPDSVVVLFSLFFCLLLLKIVVTSLTFGAGGIGGIFAPTLFTGANTGLFIALLASQLGFHISVSNSALVGMAGLIAGVLHAPLTGIFLIAEITNGYQLLFPLLITSSVSYITVRIFKQHNIYSIQLAKRKQLLTHNADKNALYLIDLKKIIEKNFVTIHPSSSLGDLVNAISKSTRNLFPVVDNDNHLIGVVNMNQIRQIMFNSYLYNKVFVKEIMEIPETTISLEDDPEVIAEKLLHSDNFNLPVIDQNGKYLGFISRANFFANYRKLLREFSAD